Within the Deltaproteobacteria bacterium genome, the region GCTCGACTAGTTCGTAATTTCGATCCCGCGTAACCCCAGCAATATCCTCCACTATCGCCTTTTGCCTGTTTACAATGCTATTAAATAGCGTTGACTTTCCCACATTGGGGCGCCCCACAATTGCAACAATTGGTGTCTTAAGAGCCATCTTCTTACTTATTACTCCGAATGCCAACGCGCGCCATACCTTCGCCCGAGCTAGTCCAATCTGCTTGCACTCGCACGAAGAGCCTCAAATTAACTTGCACGCCGAAAAACGCCTCTAACTCGCGCCGAGCGGCTACTCCAACTTTCTTTAGCATAGCTCCCTTAGCGCCAATGACTATGCCCTTTTGCGACTCGCGCTCCACATATATAACTACCCCAATATTTAGCAACTCGCCCTTCTCCTCCCAACTCTCCACCTCTACCGCCAAACTATACGGCAACTCTTGCGACAAATACATAAAAAGCTTCTCGCGAATTATCTCCGACACCAATCCGCGTTCCGTCTGATCGGTTACCACATCATCGGGAAACAATTTCGGGCCCGGCGCTAATCTAGCGAGAATTGCAGTTTCCAAAACTTCTAATCCATCTCCCGTTTTCGCCGAGATCGGAACTATATCCACCTTAATGCCGTGCTCGCCGAACTCGGCATTAAGTGCGGCAATAACTGGCAAGAGCAATCTCTTATCAATCAAGTCAACCTTATTAATGCAAATGATATCTGGAAACCGTAAATGTTTACTGCGCCAAAGACCAAACACCTGCGACGCATATTGAGAATCCCTAATCGCCTTCGGCCCATCGACGACCAACATCGCAACGTCTACCTCCGCGCTGGCGCTCTGGGTCTCCCTTTCCAACATCGCCGTTAAGGCACTGCGCCTTCCTCGACTTACAAAGCCCGGCGTATCGACGAAAATCACCTGCGAATCTTTGCTCGTCTTAATGCCCAAAATGCGGTTTCTAGTTGTATGCGACTTAGGGGTTACAATGGCAATCTTCTCGCCCAAAATGGCATTTAACAGCGTCGATTTTCCAACATTTACTTGCCCCATGATCGCAACGAAGCCCACGGCGCCTAATGACACCGCCTCTTCACCACCAACTGCTACAAAATTTGAGCTATCCATAACCTAAGCACTAATATTCGCTACTACTCGCAGGCAATTGTAAACCAATGAGCGCCGATTCAAGAAAAAACATCTGCCCTGCCTTCAACTCAATCGGTGGAATCTCTGGCTTAAGCTTTGCTAATGTCTCAGCCGCGGCAGCTTGCTGTGCGGCTTTCTTCGTAGCACCGCGCCCTCGGCCAGCAACTTCTCCATCCACTAACACGACGACCACGAACGTCGGCGCATGTTCTGGCCCCTCTACGTGCTCGACTAAA harbors:
- the era gene encoding GTPase Era, which gives rise to MDSSNFVAVGGEEAVSLGAVGFVAIMGQVNVGKSTLLNAILGEKIAIVTPKSHTTRNRILGIKTSKDSQVIFVDTPGFVSRGRRSALTAMLERETQSASAEVDVAMLVVDGPKAIRDSQYASQVFGLWRSKHLRFPDIICINKVDLIDKRLLLPVIAALNAEFGEHGIKVDIVPISAKTGDGLEVLETAILARLAPGPKLFPDDVVTDQTERGLVSEIIREKLFMYLSQELPYSLAVEVESWEEKGELLNIGVVIYVERESQKGIVIGAKGAMLKKVGVAARRELEAFFGVQVNLRLFVRVQADWTSSGEGMARVGIRSNK